A section of the Triticum dicoccoides isolate Atlit2015 ecotype Zavitan chromosome 7A, WEW_v2.0, whole genome shotgun sequence genome encodes:
- the LOC119328531 gene encoding cinnamoyl-CoA reductase 1-like, with translation MEAAGAGKAAAVCVTGAGGFIASWLVRRLLSRGDYAVHGTVRDPSDPKNDHLRALAGAGERLRLFKADVLDYSSVASAVAGCAGVFHIASPCPAAKSTNPEVELLAPAVAGTLNVLRACREAGVRRVVVVSSVGAVFINPKLPEGPVLDEHCWSNEEYCRTTENWYCLSKTLAEREALSYAEKTGLSVVTVCPSLVFGPLLQPTVNASSLFLINYLKCEGADAMEDKVRNMVDVRDVADALVLAYESPEAAGRYICSAHARKVSETVSIVRSMYPNLNYPKKYVQVGDQKVFSSEKLRRLGWKFTTLEEMLKDSVESYMAAGILN, from the exons ATGGAGGCGGCCGGCGCGGGGAAAGCGGCGGCCGTGTGCGTGACGGGCGCGGGAGGCTTCATCGCCTCGTGGCTCGTCCGGCGCCTCCTATCCAGAGGAGACTACGCGGTGCATGGCACCGTCCGTGATCCCA GCGACCCCAAGAATGATCACCTGAGGGCGCTGGCCGGCGCCGGCGAGCGGCTGCGGCTGTTCAAGGCCGACGTGCTGGACTACTCGAGCGTGGCGTCCGCCGTGGCCGGCTGTGCCGGCGTCTTCCACATCGCAAGCCCCTGTCCCGCCGCCAAATCGACGAACCCCGAG GTGGAGCTGCTTGCCCCGGCGGTGGCCGGCACGCTGAACGTGCTCAGGGCCTGCCGCGAGGCCGGCGTCCGCCGCGTCGTCGTGGTATCGTCGGTCGGCGCGGTCTTCATCAACCCCAAGCTCCCCGAGGGCCCCGTCCTGGACGAACACTGCTGGTCCAATGAGGAGTACTGCAGAACAACTGAG AACTGGTACTGTCTGTCCAAGACACTAGCCGAGCGCGAGGCACTCTCCTACGCAGAGAAGACCGGGCTAAGCGTGGTGACCGTGTGTCCCTCGCTGGTGTTCGGCCCTCTGCTGCAGCCCACGGTGAACGCCAGCAGCTTGTTCCTCATCAACTACTTGAAAT GCGAAGGCGCGGACGCCATGGAGGACAAGGTGAGGAACATGGTGGACGTCAGGGACGTCGCCGACGCCCTTGTACTGGCGTACGAGAGCCCGGAGGCGGCCGGCCGCTACATCTGCAGCGCGCATGCCAGGAAGGTCTCTGAAACggtttccatcgtcaggagcatgtATCCGAACCTGAACTACCCAAAGAA GTACGTTCAGGTGGGAGATCAGAAGGTGTTCAGCTCCGAGAAGCTGCGGAGGCTGGGGTGGAAGTTCACGACGCTGGAGGAGATGCTTAAGGACAGCGTTGAGTCCTACATGGCTGCAGGAATCCTAAACTGA